The segment TGAAGAAGGATATGGGTTGAGATTTGGAATGGATGATAAAACCTTGGCCAAATTATCATCGGGACGAGTTGCTTCGAGAGACGAAATTCTTAATAACTTCGATTGTGTGATTATGCCTAAACCTCTGGTAGAAGATTTATCTGAAATTCGTGAAGGCGCGATTATCTGGGGATGGCCGCATTGTGTTCAACAGAAAGAAATTACCCAGGTATCAATCGAAAAAAAGTTGACACTCATTGCATGGGAAGAAATGTTCGCATGGAGTCAAACAGGCGATAAGAATATGCATATATTTTACAAAAATAATGAAATTGCCGGCTATGCAGGAGTAAGCCATGCATTAAGTCTGATGGGAATTAACGGGTATTATGGAAAATCAATGAAAGCTATGGTACTCGGTTTTGGATCGGTTAGCCGCGGAGCAGTTTATGCATTACAAGGTCAAGGATTTCGGGATATCACAATTTGTACTCATCGATTATCAACACAAGTTCAAGATCAATCACCTAGTGTATTGTTTAAACAAACGGTAAGTGATGACTTAGGAAACTTGCATATACTTGAATCTAATGGGAATGTCCTACCAATTGCAGAAGTATTATCTGATGTGCAAATAATTGTTAATGGTATTCTACAAGACAGCGATAATCCAAAAATGTTTGTGTCAGCAATCGATGCTCCTAAATTGATGAAAAGGACTCTTATCATTGACATAAGTTGTGATAAAGGAATGGGATTTTGGTGCGCACAACCCACATCCTTTGAGAATCCAATAATAGAAGTCGATGGTAAGTTTTATTATGCGGTTGACCACAGCCCAAGTTATTATTGGGATTCTGCCACCTGGGAAATCTCGAATGCACTGCTCCCATTTTTACCCGTTGTTATTGGCGGACCAAAAGAATGGGCGAAGGACGATACGATTTCGAGAGCAATAGAAATACGCAAGGGAGTAATTCAAAATCCAAAAATCCTTTCATTCCAAAAACGAGCGAAAGAATATCCGCACCTAATTCGGTAGTTCGAGCCGGTCGTGGCCGAAAGGATTTGAAATCGTCGACCACCTCATAGCCCCGCCCTCGCAATAAACCAAATGGTGGGAATGGGGGAGATTGTGGAGGGGAAATTTGAGGGGAGAAGAAATGTCCAAGGAAATAAAGCCCATTACAAAGATAGCGGTCTTCAAGAAAAAGGAAATCCGCAAAGCGATTCACGACAACGAATGGTGGTTTTCTGTCGTCGATATCGTCGCAGTGTTGACCGACAGCGCTAACCCAGGAGCATACTGGAGAAAGCTCAAACAACGACTCAGAGAGGACGGAAGTGAAGTCGTGACATTTTGTCACGGGTTGAAATTGGAAGCGCCCGACGGCAAAATGCGCGAGACCGACTGCGCCAACACCGAGTCAATGTTTCGCATTATTCAGTCGATACCGTCGCCCAAAGCCGAGCCGTTCAAGCGGTGGCTGGCAAAGGTCGGCTATGAACGCGTGCAGGAAATCGAGGACCCGGAGCTTGCCACGAAACGCACGCGCGCAATATACAAGGCAAAAGGCTATCCCGACGACTGGATCGAAAAACGGATGCGCGGAATCGCAATTCGGGAAGAGCTCACCGATGAGTGGAAAAAACACGGTGTCGAGGAGGCTGCCGAATACGCGATTTTGACAGCGGAAATCTCGAAAGCGACATTCGGCCTAACTCCGAACGAATATAAAAAGCTGAAAAAAATCGAGCGCGAGAACCTGCGCGACCACATGACCGATCTCGAACTGATTTTCTCGATGCTCGGCGAGGCATCGACCACGCAAATAACAAATACCGAGGACCCCGAAGGATTCGACGAGAACAAGCAAGTCGCGCGGCGCGGTGGGAACGTCGCGGGGGTAGCGCGCAAAAAGCTCGAGGAGGAAACGGGCAAACCGGTTGTAACCGGTGAAAACTACCTCGACTCCGGCGAGAACACGGCATTGCCGGAAGAAGCGGACTAAGCGACTTTTATCTTGAAACTTGAAATGAAAACGACAACCACGTTCCACCGCATAGTCTCCATCCCCGCCCTCGCAATAAACCAAATGGCGAGAATGGGGGAGATGGCGGAGGGGGAGATATAAAGGGAGGAAAGAATGGCAACTGAAATTAAAACATGGCAAATCGTAAACGGAACCTTGCAACAAGTTGAAACGACTTTACAATCAGAAAAAAGGACAGAACCATATGATTTCGAGCCCTGGATATTGTCTAATCCTGCTATTTTAGGGACAGATATAGCAATAATAGGAAATCAGGTTACATCAAAAGCCGGGAAAATTGATATTTTAGGGATAGACAGCTCCGGTAATATTGTGATTGTAGAATTAAAACGAGGAGAGCTTTATAGAGATGTTTTCGCACAAGCTGTTGACTATGCCTCTGATGTTAGTAAATGGACTGTAGATAAATTAAGTGAAGTATGTCTCGAAAAATCAGATAAGACCTTGGACGAGTTATTTAGCGATTGTTTCCCTAATATAGAGCTTGAAAACATTAACATCAATAGCACTCAAAGAATAATAATCGTTGGTTTCTCAATAGAATCTTCTTTGGAACGTATGATAGAGTGGATGTCGGATGAGTTTGGAGTCAATATCAATGCGATCATTCTTAAATATATCAAAACAAATTCTGGCGATGAAATATTGGCAAAAACATCTATTATATCTGAACAATTAGAAAAAGAAAGAGTCCATAAACAGAAGAAGTTTATCATTCCAATGTCAGATGAACCCGGACAGCACGATGATGAAGAATTAAAAACACTACTATCTCGATATTTAAGAAAAAATGCAATTACTAACAAACGTATCAGGGACATATTGTTACCAGCTTTACTTAAAAAGAAAAAAGTAACACGAGAAGAACTAAAAGAGGAGTTAATAAAACACGAACCAAACTGTAAACCCGAAAAAGTAGGTTTCTATATTACTCCGATTTCCGGACAACTTGGTATGGAAAAAAACGATTTTTTAAGGCAGGTAATAGCTTATGAATATCCAAACAATGACTGGGAAAAGGATAACTTTTCGATAATAGACGAGAAACGGCAATTAATAGAAGAAATATTGATTGAATTAGAACAGAATAATTAAGGAGGTTTAAACTAAACGCACGCCTCCCTCGTCGGCGGGGTGGTATAAGGATTGGAGTTGCGAGATGCCTTTTTTCATTGCTGTCGGTTTCAACCGACGGGGGAGGGTGGAGGTGAGGGCAATGCCGGCGACGTTGGCGCGGGGGTGGCGATGGCGCGCAATTTGCCTTTGCAAATTTCGTGACATCGAGGTGGGCGGGCGAAATATAATAATCAAAATTCCTTATCGACCGTAGCAAAAATCGTGACAACGATTGATAGGATAAAAACGACTCGTTAAATTTCTTTGCCCTAGGTTGGTTATTCTGTAAATTTAGAGCTAAATGAAAGGAAATAAATGATAGATTTAAGAAGCGATACAATAACCCAACCATCGATGGAGATGAGAAATGCTATGCGTTCAGCGCTTGTTGGCGATGATGTCCTCGGAGACGACCCTACAGTTTTAGAACTCGAGCAAAGAACTGCAGAAATTCTTGGGAAAGAGGCAGCCATATATACCCCATCGGGAACTATGGCTAACCAAATTGCAATACGCGCATTGACCAATCCCGGAGATGAGGTTATATGCGATGAAACAGCGCATATATATAATTACGAGGCTGGAGCACCAGCAGTAATATCTGGTGTTATATTGAAGCTTTTATGTGGTGAGCGTGGTGTTTTTACTGCAAAAAAACTCGAAGAAACCCTGCGTCCGAAAAATGTTCATTTTGCTCCTGCAAAATTGGTAGTGCTTGAAAATACATCAAATAGAGGATGCGGTAGAATATGGCCTCTAAATAACATAAAAGAAATACAAGCTTTATGCAAAAATAGAGGAATAAAACTCCATCTCGATGGCGCACGTCTTTGGAATGCTTCGGTAGCAAGTGGAATATCTGAAGCTGAATATGCCGAGTATTTCAATACAGTAAGCGTCTGCTTTTCCAAGGGCCTCGGGGCACCGATTGGCTCGGTTTTAGCGGGTGATACAGATACTATCGAACACGCCAGAAGAATTCGTAAAATGCTTGGAGGTGGGATGCGTCAAGCCGGTATAATTGCCGCCGGCGCGCTTTACGCGCTTGAAAATAATAGATCTCGCCTTAAAATAGACCACGCGAACGCAAAACACCTAGCTGAGGGGATTAGTCAAATTTGCGGTATCTCTATAAATCCTGCTATTGTCGAGACAAATATAGTTATATTCGGTGTCGATACTATGCCTTCAGAGGAACTTCGCTTTAAACTAGAGGAACGGGGTGTTCGTATGTTAACTACTTCTCCTTCAAATCTTCGAGCAGTAACAAATCTTATGGTTAATTCAAGTGATATAGAATCTTCAATTCAAGCTGTTGAAAAAGCAATGAGTTCTTGATTGTTGAATCAATTGGGTAGATAGACTTCCATCTGCTGAGTGGTTTTGTGATAAATTGCATAACCTCGATATTCAAGATCATCAAGGCAATCAACTCCAGATCTTCGAGTGCTAATTACAGAAATTAAAGTCTATTAGTCATTAACATTATCTTCTGGCGTATTCGCAAACTGAAAGTAATTCACATTCTCGACATTTGGGTTTATGAGGTCGGCATATCTTTTTACCAAGATCGATTATTTCAAGATGAAGATTCATCATGAGATCAGGTGAACAGACTTCGGTCATTGATCTCTGGATTTTGATTGCAGCTGTTCCCTCTGGAAAAAAGCCTATGCGAGAGAGTATCCTTCTAATGTGGGTATCCACCGGGAAATAAGGTGCTCCACGATGAAACAACAAGAATACAGCGGCTGTCTTTTCTCCAATTCCATCGCGCTCGACAAGCCATTGGAAGGCTTTTTCCGTTGAAATATCTAAAAGGAAATCTGCGGAATAAGCAGCGGTTCGTTCGTGTATAGCATCGAGTAAAGCTTTAATTCGCGGTGCACGTTGGTTCATCATGCCAGCGGGTTTGATAGCTTTAACAATTTCGTCTAGCTTCGCTTTGGCAACGCTTTCCCAACTATCGAAACAATTCAACAGTTGCGCATATCCGATATCACGATTATGGTCGGAGGTATTCTGTGACATAAGTCCCGCAATTAACGCGCCCGTGGTGCCCCCCTCTCGGGGGGGCATATGTGCGTTGCCGATTCTGTCTTGAAGTAGTATTGAGATTTTTTTTATATTCTTTTTAGACAAGCGAAACATTATCCACCTTAACAAATATAGCCTCAGCAGAGGCAGATTTTTCTAAATTTTGCAAGATTATTTCGCCTTCGGCTGTGTAATAACGAGGCTTATAAACGGTCCATTTCTCAGTGAGCATGTATATTTCCAAAATTAATACCTTTTTTTAAATCGCACTTTTAGCGTGGTTGTTAGATAATATTTTTTCTGAAGATTTTATCCAGATATGCAAAATATCTCTCCCAAAATAGCCTGTAATATGGATTTTTATGTCCATTTTGATCTACCCTGATTATCCTTGAATTCGAAAGAAAGGCTGAGACCACATTCATTCTTTAGCCCACACACGAAGCAGCCTTTGTAATTGCGTATGTTTTCCCATTCCTGCATGTGTATTAAGATAGACATTAGTATTTATTGAGTCAATGAAAAAAAACTCATACCTATTAACATTTTAACTTGACTTATAGCTTACAATAAGTTATTAATCCTTTTGAAAAAACAGTATTAAGGAGTTCACAATTGGTCAAGTGGTTTTCATTAATTATTATTATTCCTATTATAGTTGTTTTCTGTAGTTGCACAGAAAAACCAATCGATCCTCCTAGTCCTAATCCAGATTCGAGCGCTTTCAATATTGAAATTCTGCGCCCTTGGGAAGGTGATACAGTATTTGAAATGTTGAAGATAATTGCCGAGGCTGATACAGAGCTTGATTATGTCCAAATTGTTATAGATACTTTAATTAGAATTGATAGCTTAAAGCCATTTATATCCACATTTGATGTATCTCTTTTTGAATCAGGGAATTATAATGCTGTTGTTACCGGATTCATGGGTTCTGTAAGTGAATCCGCTAAGGTTGAAGTAATCATAGAAAACACACACTGCGATTCTCTCGAACCAATCATAATAAATGGAATTGAGATATCAGAACATAAAGCCTTCAGAAGCCAAGCTGGATGTGTACTCGCGCTTTATATGAACAGCATGGGTTTAACCGATCCGAATTGTCTTAATGGCATTGAAGAGTATAGTCTAACGCTTAAATGGCTTTACTTGCATGGCAACGAATTAACTTCGCTAGATATCTCTCCGCTGCAAGGTTTTACTTCACTCGAATTAATAAAGCTAGATAATAACAACCTCGAATCTCTAGACCTTTCCCCTTTAATGAATTTACCTAGTTTCGAAGTCCTCCAAGCTAGTAATAATAATCTTGATAGTATAGATCTTTATCCTCTTTCAACTTGCAGAAAATTAAGTAACATCGATATATCCTACAATGAATTAAGTGCATCAGATTTCACATGTTTTAATCAATGTAGTGAATTGAAATACATGGACTTAAAAGGTAATTGTTATACTAGTATGGATTTGACTTTTCTTTCTAATTGCATTCGACTTCAAGATTTAGACCTAAGTGAAAATCAAATTGAAAACCTAAATCTTGACCCCTTGGCTGATCTAATTAGGTTGGAGAATCTTTTGTTGAGCAATAACTCAATAGAATTAATTGATCTCGACGCTCTAAGGAATTGCTCTAAGCTCTATCAACTCGACCTAAGTTATAATTCCATAGATAGCATAGATTTAGAACCTTTATATAACCTCAGGGAATTGGAAATACTCAAGCTGTGGGTCAATAATTTAGAGGTTGTCAATCTAGACCCATTATCAACCTGTGAGAATATTAAGGAGATATATCTCAGTAGAAACGAGATAGACTCTATTATTCTAGATCCGCTCGCCGACTGTTTAAAGCTTCAAATCTTCCAGATTGGAGTTAACAACCTCAGAAGCATCGATCTCACGCCTCTATGGGACCTTGAAGAGCTAGAAGAGATATGGGTTAATTACAATCCTTTCGATACAGCAGCTTGTCTCGGAGTTTGTGCCTTTCAAGATGCTCATTCACATATTGCGGTTGTGACTGACTGCGAGTGCAATTAACGCATGCTTGACATCTCCGCTTTTTGGGTTATTTTACATCGAGTTTGGAGGTATTTATGAAGATAAACACTCTTATAGTCGGTGCTGAACAGCTATTAACCTTTGATGAATATGGCGGTATGGTCGCATTACACGGCCATAAAATGCGCGATATTGGCATTGTTGAAAAAGGTGCAGTCGCAATATCTGGGAACGATATAGTCGCATATGGAGAAACACTAGACCTTCTTTCCGAATTGGAAATAGACGGCGATACTCGAATAATCGATGCAAAGGGAAAAATAGTTACTCCGGGGCTTGTAGATTCACACACACATCCGGTTTTTTCTGGGACGCGAGAAAAAGAATTCTCTATGAGAATTCAGGGGAAATCATACATGGAAATAGCCGCTGCAGGCGGCGGAATACTGAATACTGCAAGAAGAACGCGCCAGACATCGCGCGAGCAAATGGCACACGATGCCAATCGGTATCTTGCATGGATGCTCGGTTTTGGTATCACTACAGCTGAGGCTAAATCAGGTTACGGCCTCGATTTTGATACAGAAATGGCTATGCTTCAAGTTATTCGGTATCTCGGTCAAACCGGCAAACTCGACCTTGTGCCTACATTTTTAGGCGCCCACGAGATACCCGAAAAATATCGCCCGGACCGTGCCGACGAGTATGTTGATATTGTTTGTAATGAAATGATCCCAAAGGTAGCCGAGGGAGATTTAGCCAAATTCTGCGATGTCTTTTGTGAGCATAAAGTGTTCGATATTGAACAGACAAGAAAGATTTGTCTCAAAGCTAAAGAGCACAAACTTGGCATAAAATTACACGCCGATGAGATCGAACCTATGGGTGGCACCGAGTTGGGAGTTGAATTGGGAGCAACTAGCGTCGATCATATAATCGAAGTTTCACCCTTAGGTATAGAGAGATTAGCTAGTTCTAACACGGTGGCGACCTTACTTCCGGGAACATCACTATTCTTGAATAAGGGTAAATTCGCACCCGCGAGAGATCTTATCGAAGCTGGGGCGATAGTTGCGCTTGCTACCGATTTCAATCCCGGGAGTTCCCCAACCGCAAATTTACCTTTAATAATGAGCCTTGGATGTATCTCTATGAGAATGACCCCTGAGGAAGTATGGTCTGCGGTTACTATTAATGCAGCTTTTGCAATAGGTATAGGAGACAAAATAGGCTCCATCACACCCGGAAAACAAGCCGACCTGACAATCTGGAATGTCGAAGATTATCAACAGGTTCCTTATTTTTACGGTGTCAACCTTGTGGATACAGTAATAAAAAATGGGCGTATTGCGCTTAAGAGATGAAGATTAAATTTTTACCATTATTGTTTTTAGTGCTTTTTTGCGCTTGTTGGTATAGCTTCACTTTGAGGCCTTATCCCGATATTGAAACGGTCT is part of the bacterium genome and harbors:
- a CDS encoding N(5)-(carboxyethyl)ornithine synthase, translated to MTQQLLTVGVIGKSLKENEKRVAIHPEHIKRIQKKLRKQITFEEGYGLRFGMDDKTLAKLSSGRVASRDEILNNFDCVIMPKPLVEDLSEIREGAIIWGWPHCVQQKEITQVSIEKKLTLIAWEEMFAWSQTGDKNMHIFYKNNEIAGYAGVSHALSLMGINGYYGKSMKAMVLGFGSVSRGAVYALQGQGFRDITICTHRLSTQVQDQSPSVLFKQTVSDDLGNLHILESNGNVLPIAEVLSDVQIIVNGILQDSDNPKMFVSAIDAPKLMKRTLIIDISCDKGMGFWCAQPTSFENPIIEVDGKFYYAVDHSPSYYWDSATWEISNALLPFLPVVIGGPKEWAKDDTISRAIEIRKGVIQNPKILSFQKRAKEYPHLIR
- a CDS encoding Bro-N domain-containing protein — translated: MSKEIKPITKIAVFKKKEIRKAIHDNEWWFSVVDIVAVLTDSANPGAYWRKLKQRLREDGSEVVTFCHGLKLEAPDGKMRETDCANTESMFRIIQSIPSPKAEPFKRWLAKVGYERVQEIEDPELATKRTRAIYKAKGYPDDWIEKRMRGIAIREELTDEWKKHGVEEAAEYAILTAEISKATFGLTPNEYKKLKKIERENLRDHMTDLELIFSMLGEASTTQITNTEDPEGFDENKQVARRGGNVAGVARKKLEEETGKPVVTGENYLDSGENTALPEEAD
- a CDS encoding aminotransferase class I/II-fold pyridoxal phosphate-dependent enzyme, which encodes MIDLRSDTITQPSMEMRNAMRSALVGDDVLGDDPTVLELEQRTAEILGKEAAIYTPSGTMANQIAIRALTNPGDEVICDETAHIYNYEAGAPAVISGVILKLLCGERGVFTAKKLEETLRPKNVHFAPAKLVVLENTSNRGCGRIWPLNNIKEIQALCKNRGIKLHLDGARLWNASVASGISEAEYAEYFNTVSVCFSKGLGAPIGSVLAGDTDTIEHARRIRKMLGGGMRQAGIIAAGALYALENNRSRLKIDHANAKHLAEGISQICGISINPAIVETNIVIFGVDTMPSEELRFKLEERGVRMLTTSPSNLRAVTNLMVNSSDIESSIQAVEKAMSS
- a CDS encoding endonuclease III, translating into MFRLSKKNIKKISILLQDRIGNAHMPPREGGTTGALIAGLMSQNTSDHNRDIGYAQLLNCFDSWESVAKAKLDEIVKAIKPAGMMNQRAPRIKALLDAIHERTAAYSADFLLDISTEKAFQWLVERDGIGEKTAAVFLLFHRGAPYFPVDTHIRRILSRIGFFPEGTAAIKIQRSMTEVCSPDLMMNLHLEIIDLGKKICRPHKPKCRECELLSVCEYARR
- a CDS encoding leucine-rich repeat protein gives rise to the protein MVKWFSLIIIIPIIVVFCSCTEKPIDPPSPNPDSSAFNIEILRPWEGDTVFEMLKIIAEADTELDYVQIVIDTLIRIDSLKPFISTFDVSLFESGNYNAVVTGFMGSVSESAKVEVIIENTHCDSLEPIIINGIEISEHKAFRSQAGCVLALYMNSMGLTDPNCLNGIEEYSLTLKWLYLHGNELTSLDISPLQGFTSLELIKLDNNNLESLDLSPLMNLPSFEVLQASNNNLDSIDLYPLSTCRKLSNIDISYNELSASDFTCFNQCSELKYMDLKGNCYTSMDLTFLSNCIRLQDLDLSENQIENLNLDPLADLIRLENLLLSNNSIELIDLDALRNCSKLYQLDLSYNSIDSIDLEPLYNLRELEILKLWVNNLEVVNLDPLSTCENIKEIYLSRNEIDSIILDPLADCLKLQIFQIGVNNLRSIDLTPLWDLEELEEIWVNYNPFDTAACLGVCAFQDAHSHIAVVTDCECN
- a CDS encoding imidazolonepropionase yields the protein MKINTLIVGAEQLLTFDEYGGMVALHGHKMRDIGIVEKGAVAISGNDIVAYGETLDLLSELEIDGDTRIIDAKGKIVTPGLVDSHTHPVFSGTREKEFSMRIQGKSYMEIAAAGGGILNTARRTRQTSREQMAHDANRYLAWMLGFGITTAEAKSGYGLDFDTEMAMLQVIRYLGQTGKLDLVPTFLGAHEIPEKYRPDRADEYVDIVCNEMIPKVAEGDLAKFCDVFCEHKVFDIEQTRKICLKAKEHKLGIKLHADEIEPMGGTELGVELGATSVDHIIEVSPLGIERLASSNTVATLLPGTSLFLNKGKFAPARDLIEAGAIVALATDFNPGSSPTANLPLIMSLGCISMRMTPEEVWSAVTINAAFAIGIGDKIGSITPGKQADLTIWNVEDYQQVPYFYGVNLVDTVIKNGRIALKR